The region GACATGCTGGGAAAACGTAAATACGACTCAGCCAAGTGTGAGTTGAGATATTCTATGGCGCTACCTGTAGAATTAAGGCAATTGGTTAGGGAAGTATTTAACGTTATAACAGAGCCAGGCATGAGAGGCAAAGGGCATGGTTCTAAACTTATGCAAGCAATTGCTGATGAGGCTGACAAATGCGGCAAAACCTTGATTTTAATACCCGATAATGAAAAGCTAGAATTGTGGTATAATAAATTTGGATTTATTAAGGTTCAGCAAGAACCGAAGCCTTTAATGCTGAGAAAGCCTGTCGAGATGACAACGCGAGGTAATAATGGAAAACGATCAGCCGGAAGTTGAAACGTCCGAAGAAGAAGCGAAAGACAGCATTGTAGTTGAAGCGAAAGAACGCTACGAAATAGCTAAGGTTGCTTATTCACAGACAAAAACTCAAGCCGTTGAGGATACAAAGTTCTATCTGGCTGATTCGGATAATGGCTGGCAATGGCCTCAAAATATCGCCCTACAACGCTCAACAATCGAGCGCAGACCCTGCTTAACAATCAATGTAACAGCCCAGCACGTTAACCAAATTGTTAACGCTATCCGAGAAAACCCTCCCAC is a window of Elusimicrobiota bacterium DNA encoding:
- a CDS encoding GNAT family N-acetyltransferase; its protein translation is MNDMLGKRKYDSAKCELRYSMALPVELRQLVREVFNVITEPGMRGKGHGSKLMQAIADEADKCGKTLILIPDNEKLELWYNKFGFIKVQQEPKPLMLRKPVEMTTRGNNGKRSAGS